ATTCTCAGTAAACTCGCAAAGCGAATTCGACTTCGGTCGGACCAAAAGACAAGCCCGAAGCGCGAGCGAGGAGTCCATTCGTGGGTCGATCCCTCGCTGGCGCTTCGGGCTGGTGTGTTTGTAGGGTGCCCAGTGGGCACCAGCATCGAGTGTGGTCTTGGTGCGCACAGCGCAGCCTACTACCTACTGGCTGTTGTGCTTCGGCAGGAAGTAGCACAACAGCACGCCGCCGAAGTACAGGAACGTCAGCGGCAGCGCCATGAAGAGGATGCTGTACGGATCAGCGGGCGTGAGGATGGCCGAGATGATGAAGATCACCAGCACCGCCACGCGCCACTTCTCCATGTACGTGCGGATGTTGAAGATGCCGATCCGCTCGAGAAACAGCATCACCAGCGGCAATTGAAAGCTGATGCCGAAGCCGAGCGGCAACAGCAGCACGAAGCCCAGCCATTCGCTGATTCGCGGATCGGGGTCGACGCCCAAGCTGCTGTTGAACGTCAACAAGAAGCCGAGCACCGGCTTGAACACGAACAGATAAGCCGTCGCCGCGCCCAGCAGGAACAAGCCCAGGCTGAACGGCAAGAACAAGTGGACGTACTTCTTTTCGTGCGGATACAAACCAGACGCAACAAAGTTCCAGATCTGATAAAAGACCCACGGGCTGGAAAGGATCGTGCCAACGACAAGGCACGCCTTCAGCCAGATCGTGAACATTTCGGGAAAGCTGAAGCTCTTGGCGTGTACCCGATCGTCTTCGGCACCGGGATGGAACATCAGCACGGGCGCTAAGCCGGCCGAGATCAGGGGTTCGGCCGCTTCGGCCTGTTTGTCTTGCACAGCCGGCGGGCTCGTCGCCGTGGCCAAGGTTTCGGCGGGTTGGCTTTCTGGTTTCCGCTCGGCCTCGGCCGGCATCGGCAGTTTGCCGATCCACTGCGGGTTCAGCCGCGTGGCCTCCTGCCAGGCCTGGCGCGGATCGACATACATGATCTCGAACAGCATCCGATCATGGTTGACCAGCTGCACGATCTGCTCGTGCGTATAGGGAACGGGCAGGTTTTTTGATTGTCGTTCGGCGACCCACTCGTCGTACTTTTTGATCGAATTGCCGGCGTAGTACGTCTCCAACGCGCTTTCGAGCGGCCCCAGGATGATGCTGACCATCCAACTGCCAACGAACAGGCCCACGACGCATCCGGCGATCAGGCCCAACAGCGCCTTGAACAGCGCCACGCGCAACTCTTCGAGGTGTTCCCCGAAGGTCATCGTGGTATCTTGGAACAGGTCTTCGTTCGGTTTGGGCGTCATCGGCCAGCAAGGATACGCGATATAATCGGCAAAGAGGACTCGCGCGGCGAGCGGTCTATTCTACGTCTTGCGCCACGAAGCGCGGAAGAATCCAGCGGGCGCGACCGGGCGGGAATCGATCGGCAGGACCGAACGGATCGATCATAACACCCGTGGCGGCGCGGGGCAACTTGGCCGCCCGTCACGCCCTTCCGGCGGAAAGCATTCGCGCTCACAATAGTTCGCCATGACGCCTCTCTATCCTCTCCGCTTTCACCCGCTCTTGCGTCACTACATGTGGGGCGGCGAAAAGCTGCGCACCCTGCTGGGCAAATCATTCGATGATCACGCGACGTGCGCCGAGAGCTGGGAAATCTGTGATCGCGGGGCGGATCAAAGTGTCGTCGCAGCCGGGCCGCTGGCAGGCACGACGCTCGGCGAGCTCGTCATCACGCGCGGCGCCGAACTGCTGGGAAGGCACGCGCCACAGCCTCGATTTCCGCTCTTGTTCAAGTTTCTCGACGCCCGGTTGAAGCTGTCGGTGCAGGTGCATCCCGATGACGAACGGGCCAGCCAGCTAACGCCGCCCGACCTGGGCAAGACCGAAGCATGGGTCGTCATGGATGCCGAGCCCGACGGCCTGATCTACGCTGGCTTGAAGCGAGGGTTCGATCGCGCGGCACTCGCGCGCGAGATCGCCCGCGGCACTTGCGAGCTATGCCTGCACAGCTTTGTACCGCGCGCTGGCGACTGCATCTTTCTACCCGCGGGCGTCGTGCATGCGCTCGGCGGTGGCTTGCTCGTGGCCGAGATTCAGCAATCGAGCGATACCACCTGGCGCCTGTTCGATTGGAATCGCCTCGGTCCGGATGGCCGGCCCCGCGCACTGCACATTGCCGAAGCGCTCGACGCGATCGATTATGCGGCCGGCCCGGTATCACCTGTGCATCCGGCCGCCACGGAGAAGTCGGCGGTCGAGCGGCTCGTCGAATGCGATCCGTTCGTGCTCGATCGGTGGCGTTTGTCAGAACGGTACGAGCTACGTGACGATGATCGTTGCCATATTCTGGCGGTCGTCGAGGGCGCGGTTGAAGTCTCCGACGACGCCGCGCAGGTGCCACTAAAACTTGGCGAGACCATGTTACTGCCCGCCCGCCGCGCTGCGACTTCAATGATTCCAAGACCCAGCGCGATTGTTCTGGACGCCTTCTTGCCGTAGTTTCCTCGCCGGCTGGATATACCGGTAAATCGCCGCGCCGCAACTTCAAGCCGCGCTCTGCGCAACGACGATGCTGACCTTAGACCAATGACTTTAGTCCGAGGCGACCGGATTTCGCTCGGGTAACAGCAGCACGAGCGTGGGGCGATACGGAAACGCTTGATTGCTTGCACAGGCAGGGCTCGTTGGCGCCACGGTGGGCTCCCGACGGCGGAAGGGGGAAAACCTTGATGCGTGGGAAATGCTTGACCGTGGCAGTGATTTTGATGATGGCGGTGGCCTTTGCGGCCGTGTGGGCAGGGGAAGCGCGGGCGGCTGGCGGCATCGCGCTGCCACGTCTCTTCAACCCTCCTCCACCGCGCGCCCAAGTGGCCGACGCGCAGGTGTGGGATCCTTACGTGCTTCCCGAGACAAGTGTTGGTCCGCCCGATCGCGCCGCCAACGTGCGGCCGCGCGATTTTCTGTATCCGCCTCCCGAGGCTACGCGAGTGCGCGTCTGGTACGGCGCACCGGGCACCTTCCCGCGGCCTCAACCACAGTTGCATTCGTGGGCGCCGGTGGACTATCCGAATATCAGGAAGCGGTTCATCTCCTCGCGACGCACCGCGCCGGCCGGCGTACCCGTCGAGCAAGGACCAGCGCTGGAAACACCGCCCGAGGGCGATGATTCCAAGACGAATGACGCCGAAGCCGTGCCGGCGCGGCCGGTCAAGCAGTCGGTGTTGCGTGCTCCTCGTCCACCTGGCGGGACAAACGCGCCGGACTTTTGAGCCCACTTCAGCGACCACGACATCATGAAACGGGAGAAGGCGGCTCGTCGCGCGGTTTAAAGCGCGGGGCTGGCACCTCCCGTTTTCGTTTGCTGAACTTGCAAGTCACCGCGGCGCTACTACGGTCCGCTCGCCTGCCAGCGATCGGGTGTGTATCCGGCGCCGGTCTTGATATCGATCGAGCGGATGGTCGGATCCGTTTGCGGCGGCGGTAATAGGTAATCGCGTGGCCGGGCGCTGCCGTCGTCGTGTGCCGTATACGGATCGGGATAGGGATCGAAGCGCTGGGCGCGCGTGCGCTGTTGACGCGCGGTACCGGGCGCGAACCAATCGGGGCCGGCGACATCGGAGCAGCCTACGGCCGTGGCCAGCGCTAGCGCAATCAGGGCGGCGGCGATGCGTCGCAAATCGAGCCTCGCAATGGTGTGACGGGACGCAGATTGTACGCACGCGGCGGCTTTTGGGAAAAGAGGAAATGCCGCCTGCTAGCGGTGCGCAAGCGGATTGTTGAGCCCCACGAGAGCGTCCGTGGAATACCGGGCCGTGCCGACTTTGCTAGCATGAAGGGTGTCGCAATGCTGCTTTCGTCAGGAGACAAGTCCATGATTACTCGCGCCCCTTACGTCCAAATCAATCGGCCGGCCTATGATGCGCTGGCCGCGGTCGGAAAGCACTTCACGAGCATCAGCCCGAAGTTGCGAGCACTCGTCGAGCTGCGCGTCTCGCAGATCAATGGTTGCGTGTACTGCGTCGATTTGCACTCGCGGCAGGCGCGCGAGCACGGTGAAACTCAGCAGCGGCTCGACTGCTTGCCCGCCTGGTATGAATGCCCCTTCTTTGACGACGCGGAGTGCGCGGCGCTTGCCTGGGCCGAGTCGCTAACGAATATTTCCGCGACGCACGCCCCCGATAACGTCTACGAGGCCCTGACCGATCATTTCAACGAGCAGCAGATCGTCGATCTGAGCCTGATCGTGGCCACGATGAATGCCTGGAACCGGCTGGCGATCGGCCATCGATCGATGCCCCCTAAACACTAGGGAAAACCGAGGCCGCATAGCGACCTCCTGCCGGAATCGACGGGCATGGAGTATGCTAGACAGTCCCGCGTCGACAGCAGAGTAACCTTTCGGACACTGTGCCAGGGTTGGGGCGCGGTCCATACCACCGACAAGCTGCGTTGATGCGCGGGAAAGTACCTGGTTAAGAAGATGAAACGTACACGCGGCGCCTACAAATCGGGACTTCCCTCGCGGCCGCGGCCGGCCGAGAGCGCTGCGGACGGCGACGCCGGTGCACAGGCCGAGCGTTTGCAAAAGGTCATGGCCCGGGCCGGCGTCGGCAGTCGACGGCAGTGCGAAGAATTGATCGCCGCCGGCCGTGTACAGATCGACGGTCGTGCCGTGACCGAGTTGGGGACAAAGGTCGCGCGGGGCCAGCAAGTCGTGGTGGACGGCACGCCGCTTGGTAACGTGCGGTTGGTGCATTACGTCGTTAACAAGCCGGTCGGCGTCGTCTCGACGAACTTCGACCCTTCGGGCCGGCCGCGTGTCATTGACCTGTTGCCGCAAATCAACGAGCGGCTGTTCGCCGTCGGCCGGCTCGATATGTCGAGCGAGGGGCTGATCCTCGTCACCAATGACGGCGAACTGGCCAATCGCCTGGCGCATCCGCGCTACGGCGTGGAAAAGACGTATCTTGTGCAAGTTGCAGGCACGCCCGATCGCGAAGTGATCGCGACACTGCGGCGGGGCGTTCACCTGGCCGAAGGGCTGGCGCGGGCCACGCAAGTACGCGTAAAGAAAACGCTGACGCACAGCTCGCTTTTGGAAATTGTCTTGAGCGAGGGGAAGAATCGCGAGATTCGCCGCATCCTGGCCAAAGTGGGCCACAAGGTGCTGCGACTCAAGCGCATCGCCATCGGACCGGTGCGATTGGCGCAGTTGCCCTCGGGTGAATTCCGGCCGCTCACGCCCGAGGAATTGAAAGAGCTGCGCGGGCATCGGCCCTGTAAGCCAGCGGCGCGCAAACGTGCGGTCGCCAACGCCCGGCCGCATTTGCGGCCCACCGGCGTTCGAGCGAACGCGATGCCGGCGCCGTCGAAACAACCAGCGAAGACGATGAAACCCGGTACCGGCACGATCATCCTTCCCGACGAAGAGCGCGAGGCGAAGGGCTTCGCAAGGCGCGAAGAGCGCGCGCGCCGAGAAACCCCCGGCAGCGGAGCGGGGCGGACGCCGCGCACGACTGTCAAAGTGCGCGGGCGTGCCGCTGACGCTGGCCCGTCCGGTCCGGCGACGCGACACAAAAAGCCAGGCGGCTCGAAATTCCGACGCAAGCACAAAGGGCGACGCGGCTAATGGGCCTCACGGATGCGACCTGCTTTGCCGACCGGGCACGCTACAGAACCGTCGTCGTGCGCGAGAACGTGAAAATCGCCCGCGACACGTACCGCGTCCGCTTCGACTGTCCCGAAATTGCTCAGCAAATCGTGCCGGGGCAGTTTCTGATGATGCGGCTTTCGGAGTGCAATGATCCGCTGCTGGGCCGGCCGCTGGCCTTCTATGACGTGGTGGTCGATCAGAAGGGCATACCCGTCGGCCTCGACGTCGTCTACCTGGTGGTGGGCAAGTTTACCTCCCGGCTGGCGCGAGCCTCGGCCGGGCAACAAATCGACGTGTGGGGACCGCTAGGGAATGGTTTCACGCCGCGGCCAGCCGGGCACTTGGTCATGGTCGCGGGCGGAATCGGCCAGACCCCCTTTCTGGCGCTGGCGCGCGAGTACCTGGGGACGTACGTTTTCGGCGATCCGCCGCGTGCTGCCCAGCGGGCTGAGCGCGTCACCCTCTGCTACGGCGCTCGCAGCCAGGAGTATCTGGCCGGCCTCGAAGATTTCACCGCGGCTGGCGTGCGCGTGCTGACGAGCACCGACGACGGATCGGCCGGCCGGCACGGCCTGGTGACCGACGTGCTGCGCGAGGTGATCGCTGCAGCGCCCCGGCCAAGTCATATCGTCTGCTGCGGGCCCGAGCCGATGATGCACGCCGTGGCCGAAATCGCCAAAAGCGCGCAGATCTCTTGCGAGGTCTCGCTCGAGTCGCCGATGGCATGCGGAATCGGCATCTGCTTCAGCTGCGTGGCCAAGGTGCGCGACGCGAGCGGAGGCTGGGACTACCGGCGCACCTGCGTCGAGGGTCCCGTCTTCGATGCGGCCACGATCGAGTTCTAAATAGTTCTCGAATTGTCAGTGGACGGATGCCGCCTCTTTTGGTTGGATGCCTTGGCGTCTTCGCCATAAAATCTGCCCGGATTTTCGTTCCGGCGCGTTCCCGCCAGGCACTAATAGGGGTGGAGTATGTCAGAAACGGCTTTATCGACCGATCGGGTGCTGATTTCGCCCACGGACGACGAACTGCTGGCGCGGTTTGTCGCTTCGCGAGACGAGGAGTCGTTCCGCGCGCTGGTCGCTCGGCATGCTCCTTTGGTGTGGCGCGTGTGCAGGCAGGTTAGCCGGCAGCGGGCCGATGCCGAAGATGCGTTCCAAGCGACGTTTATTGCCCTGGCCCAGCGCGCCGCGAGTATTCGGCAACGAGCGTCGGTAAGTGGCTGGCTTTATGCAATCGCCCAGCGCACGAGTTGGCGGCTGCGCGTGGAGGCACAAAGACTTCGCGAGCACCCCATTGTGCCCGAGGTTTCGCAAACCAATCAATCACTGTCCGGGGAAGAGGCCCTGGCGTTGCATGCCGAATTGGGGGCTTTGCCGCGAAAATATCGCGACCCGCTTGTGATGCGCTACCTGCAGGGAGAGTCGCTCGAGCAGATCGCGGCAACACTTGAGGTCAGCCCGCTGGTGGTGAAGGGACGGCTGCAGCGCGGCAAGCGCGAGCTGCGGGCGCGATTGGCATTGCGTGGCGTCACGGGGCTGTCGCTGGCAGCACTGGTCGCGCGAACCAATAGCTTGGCCGCT
The window above is part of the Pirellulales bacterium genome. Proteins encoded here:
- the tatC gene encoding twin-arginine translocase subunit TatC; the encoded protein is MTPKPNEDLFQDTTMTFGEHLEELRVALFKALLGLIAGCVVGLFVGSWMVSIILGPLESALETYYAGNSIKKYDEWVAERQSKNLPVPYTHEQIVQLVNHDRMLFEIMYVDPRQAWQEATRLNPQWIGKLPMPAEAERKPESQPAETLATATSPPAVQDKQAEAAEPLISAGLAPVLMFHPGAEDDRVHAKSFSFPEMFTIWLKACLVVGTILSSPWVFYQIWNFVASGLYPHEKKYVHLFLPFSLGLFLLGAATAYLFVFKPVLGFLLTFNSSLGVDPDPRISEWLGFVLLLPLGFGISFQLPLVMLFLERIGIFNIRTYMEKWRVAVLVIFIISAILTPADPYSILFMALPLTFLYFGGVLLCYFLPKHNSQ
- a CDS encoding type I phosphomannose isomerase catalytic subunit, giving the protein MTPLYPLRFHPLLRHYMWGGEKLRTLLGKSFDDHATCAESWEICDRGADQSVVAAGPLAGTTLGELVITRGAELLGRHAPQPRFPLLFKFLDARLKLSVQVHPDDERASQLTPPDLGKTEAWVVMDAEPDGLIYAGLKRGFDRAALAREIARGTCELCLHSFVPRAGDCIFLPAGVVHALGGGLLVAEIQQSSDTTWRLFDWNRLGPDGRPRALHIAEALDAIDYAAGPVSPVHPAATEKSAVERLVECDPFVLDRWRLSERYELRDDDRCHILAVVEGAVEVSDDAAQVPLKLGETMLLPARRAATSMIPRPSAIVLDAFLP
- a CDS encoding carboxymuconolactone decarboxylase family protein is translated as MITRAPYVQINRPAYDALAAVGKHFTSISPKLRALVELRVSQINGCVYCVDLHSRQAREHGETQQRLDCLPAWYECPFFDDAECAALAWAESLTNISATHAPDNVYEALTDHFNEQQIVDLSLIVATMNAWNRLAIGHRSMPPKH
- a CDS encoding pseudouridine synthase, with amino-acid sequence MKRTRGAYKSGLPSRPRPAESAADGDAGAQAERLQKVMARAGVGSRRQCEELIAAGRVQIDGRAVTELGTKVARGQQVVVDGTPLGNVRLVHYVVNKPVGVVSTNFDPSGRPRVIDLLPQINERLFAVGRLDMSSEGLILVTNDGELANRLAHPRYGVEKTYLVQVAGTPDREVIATLRRGVHLAEGLARATQVRVKKTLTHSSLLEIVLSEGKNREIRRILAKVGHKVLRLKRIAIGPVRLAQLPSGEFRPLTPEELKELRGHRPCKPAARKRAVANARPHLRPTGVRANAMPAPSKQPAKTMKPGTGTIILPDEEREAKGFARREERARRETPGSGAGRTPRTTVKVRGRAADAGPSGPATRHKKPGGSKFRRKHKGRRG
- a CDS encoding dihydroorotate dehydrogenase electron transfer subunit, with translation MGLTDATCFADRARYRTVVVRENVKIARDTYRVRFDCPEIAQQIVPGQFLMMRLSECNDPLLGRPLAFYDVVVDQKGIPVGLDVVYLVVGKFTSRLARASAGQQIDVWGPLGNGFTPRPAGHLVMVAGGIGQTPFLALAREYLGTYVFGDPPRAAQRAERVTLCYGARSQEYLAGLEDFTAAGVRVLTSTDDGSAGRHGLVTDVLREVIAAAPRPSHIVCCGPEPMMHAVAEIAKSAQISCEVSLESPMACGIGICFSCVAKVRDASGGWDYRRTCVEGPVFDAATIEF